DNA from Triticum aestivum cultivar Chinese Spring chromosome 7D, IWGSC CS RefSeq v2.1, whole genome shotgun sequence:
AGttgttcttgactccttccgttggttctcttcatccatgcacttggggacttgtccgtcttcacgtgcatatTCGGGTGTGTTCTCTTAGtatctaatcatgcacaacattccggacttaggtagtagccacgtcttgagtggatcatatgtgatatcactaaggaaagaagtcacctcgctctcgagagctctagctcgtgctcatgTCATAGGCCCTCTtagcacttggtgagacgatggtaggtccatggggatgaccataggatgctccacatcacggGTACTCCAACATCCTTTATAGGAGTAATGACCCGCATTAGTATGCCTTGTTAGAGTTACAAAGCTAGAATGTCATGATGCAATTTGTTATTCATGACCGATTTGCCACAAACATGCAAGGAAAACAACAAAATATGAAATCACTTCAGCTTGGGAAACGTTAGAGATCATTTGGCACAAGTTTTCTTTAGAATTCTCACATAACTTTACCACTAGAAAACGAGGCGTGGTCGTCGCCTCCCTTTTCAAGAAAGGACTTAGGATTCCTCACACCCCACCCCACCTGCGCCATCTCCAGTCCACCTCGTCTccagtggccctagggccatggagtcGTGGTGGACCCGGGCTCTTGCTGGAGGGAGGGATCTTGCTATTTTTCTTGTTGTTTTTGTGAGGTCCtatagggtttgtgtcctactcagaaaGACGAATGGCGGTGGCTCCTTGAAGAttgaataaggttctccccgcctgaTCCCTGTTTCGATGATGTTTCTAGAATCATCAGAGGGCACGCGGAGGTGTGTCTCCAACATATCTCGtgggattcggtcggtgctggtcttcggtggatccGCCTGGATCCGGCCTTTGTTTGTCTTTATTCGTGTGTCTGCGGGTTGGATCCTCTCAATCTATACTTCTCTTCACCGACGATGGTTGTTGTTCTTGTGCgctggttctatggggccttagcacgaggacttcctgactgtctactataGCATGCTTGGTCCAGCTCCggtgagggaggggtgatgacgacGTCGCACATTCGGCTCACTCCAGTACTTGTAATCATTGCTAGGTGCTCTACAAACATGCATGTTTATTAATTCTctgttctttgtactgccatgacattgcaaatagatcggaagttttctcgaaaaaaagaAATGTTACCAGTAGAAATGTATTACCTTTGGATACATTCCACAGTCCCTGGGCGTCAAGGATAGCCTCCGCCATGATCACCCAGGAGGTGTAGCTCGTCATTGTCAACGACTCAACGGCGGCAGCTGTAACGACATCGCCCCGCCACCACCACTGTGAGGGACGAGCGACATGGCCGCCGGTGATCGCCTCGAACCgtagctctgatgccaattgttgttgtctaaccctaaaccctagctctctctctctcaccgtagCACTCTCTCCTCTCTCTGGTGCACTCGAATgacacaaggaagaagaagaccggaggaagaagaaggacacaGGGGACACGGTGGTTTTTCCGGCGCAACGACGCCCAGCGCAACAACGCCAATTTCACGAGCACGTACTCGACACCACACCCATTACAACGAGCTCCACATGGGTCTTATACCCAGGGCCAGCAGTGGGCACGACCCACGCTCCCACCCAGTCCACGCACTTGATTCGGCCCGCTCTGGCCGTTCCCACAACGCGCACACACGCGCGGGGATCGCGCCGAGCCCGCAACGGATCAGTGCCAATCACCCCGTCCAGCTCGCCAACGGCCTGGACCTGGTCTGGTGCCTCGGGCGCACACACGCGCATTCGCACCCCCTGCTCTACCTACGCACGCACACATACAACCCAGACCTGCCCCGTACACTGGTCGGATACAGGTCAGACTATGGCCAGAGTATGGACTTGTCGGAACATGGCCAGACAATGGCCAGACATTGGCCAGACactcacacacgcacgcacgccacGCATCCGATGCGTGCCCCGCACGCACACACGTACACCCGATGCGGTCGCCGTGGCTTATTGCCAACATGAATTAATTGTGTGTGTTTATTTAGAGGGGTCTATCAATTTGGGAGCATGGCGGTGTGGCAACCGGCTCACGCGTGTCCGACGTGCTCCCCAGTGTTGCCGGCGTGGTCAGCATCATCGCTGCTCGCCGCACAGTAAGTGTTCGACGAAATGTATGAGTTAAACAAATCTTTGCTCCAGTGAGTTTAGGGGATCGCTAGAAACGACCAAAATTTAGGAATAGAAGTACCCCACGAAAGGATAGTGGGACGTTTACTTCTCTAAATTTTAAGGGATTGGTTAGAGATGCCCTAAATGCCGGAGTCAGATACATTACTGTTCATGATAGGTCTTCTCGTCTGAACTGAGAGCTGCTGTCATCACAAAAAACGTATTATAAGCACTATATATTTGAAAttttgaatggagggagtatggaaTTACAGAATGAGCACACAAAGGACGGTCCTTGCACGATTTATGGACGATAGAGCCAGTTGAGCCATTCATCACATCTGATGCGTGGATTTGCACCTTTGGATCATCGCTCGTGCAAGGATCGTGCAAAGACTATCGTTCGTCAAGTAGTTTCGTTACAGAACTAGAATGTCACGATGGAATCTTGTTGTCCGTGACCAATTTGCCAcataccactactagaaaaaggggcttttggcccggttggtaaggccctttagtcccggtttagggtcgttactaatgcctctacccacgtggagctccacctttagtcccggttggtaacaccaaccgggactaaagaaaattttatgatttttttgaaacattttttaaaaaaaaaattagaattttttttattttcaaatttctgaattattttaacctctaatctctaatcaccacccctcatcactgctcaatttatcctctaatctctaatcacccctcatcattccaaatcatctaacttcccggacggtcacccatcctctcactactccagcctgagtacgcttaacttccgggttctgttctccctcgtttccaagtctgcacttattgttttcctgacaatagtaagttgtcaatcctattaaccctcgggaatttggcttgagcatgaagtgacacatttcactgtttgagtctgaaactattgttttaaaaaacaataattatttaataacactaatatttcttgaataattagtttgaccattgtttgaccagagtttgaccagatttgacctaaattaaaaaaactgaaataattatttagtaacactaatattctagaataattagtttgaccattgtttgaccacggtttgaccacagcttgaccagatttgaccaaaattcaaaaaaactgaaataattatttagtaacactaatattctagaataattagtttgaccattgtttgaccatagtttgactagatttgaccatagtttgaccagatttgaccaaaattcaaaaaactgaaataattatttagtgacactaatattctagaataattagtttgaccagatttgaccacattttttccaaaaaaaattgaaactatatttttttgttactagtggcgcacctagcaaatggtgcgccactagtaagtttgaaattttttcgatttttttccactctagatcttaaaagccccgtaactttttttctgttaggtttttgaggattttgaaaatgtttaaaggggtaccccggttaaattcggatgtaactttttgagtagatgattttttatataaaaaactttttaatctgagttcgtatgcaaaagttatgcccagtttacaaattccagagagattttgcaaataaagtcgaaattcatatttgtaaattttcccaacaactagaccacatatcacatgggaaacttattttattttatttttttgacatttccatcattttttttttctaaaactgaaaaggcggtccacagggagGGAGGGGGGTAGGGTTTGAAAataggacctttagtaccggttcgtgccatgaaccggtactaatgcctcaaagcccattagtaccggttggacctttagtcccggttggtgccaccaaccggtactaatgggcatcgcaccctttagtcccggttcgtggcaccaaccgggactaatgccttagccgcacgaaccgggacaaatgctcacattagtctcggttcgtgactgaaccgggactaatgtgaatactgccctgtgaccaaagccctgttttctactagtgtacgtgCGTGGAAGACTGCAAAATATGAAACCACTTCAGCTTGGGAAACGTAAGACAGAATTTGGCACAAGTTTTGTTCAGAATGCTCACATAACTTTACCACTAGAAACCATAATATGGATTAACATAAGCGGGTGGAACTTAACTAACGGGACACAAGTTCTTATTCATGCCAGTAGATGGCTAAATTGGATCAACTAACTTAGCAGTGCAAACCCAGGAGGCCAGAACCAAAAGTACACCCGCTAAACACAACTAGTACTATCTGAAGACTCCAATGCATAAGCATTCAGATCCTTAGCGCTTTAGACTTGTTAATTCTTCTAGGAGCCAGCTTCTTGATGTTTCAGGCTTGTTTTCTTCTTCGAGCCACCAGCTTCTTGATCCTCCAGACTTGTTTTCTTCGTGTTGGAGCTACCAGCCTGAAAACGGCAAATATCAAAGACAAAATCAAATAAGTTGTAAGATGGAGGTACTGAATAGGAGACTCCAACACGCGATTCAAAACTGCCAATATATCATTTCATTGCAACCATTTCGTGTTTGACTGTGGTTGCAGTTTGTTGGGGATCCGCTAACTTCAAGTGTATGGTGCCGCTGACTTGGCCACTTGTGAGCCATCTGATTTCAAATCAACGACTCAGAGTTGGTGCCCAAGTTGCCACTCTAGCTCAGTCAGCCAAGCTGCGCGGGTCACACTTATGGTATGGGCTGCTCTAAAACAACTCGAGAATTTTGTAAAGTTTTGTCAGCCAATTTGGAGAGAACATGTGAAGAGAAGTGGAAAACACCAATGACCGTACTAGTCGGTGATGAGTAGTTTATATGATTGGGCAATTTTGAAATGACCCGGCCGGGTAACATTAGCTTGGTTAGTTAAGAAAGGGTTCTAGCACTTTTCTGAAATTTAGATTAGTCACTGGATCAACAACTAAGAAATGGAGTATGGCTAAATAAAAAAGAGCAGACCAATCCACAAACAAGTGATTGTTAGCAAAATGTTCTAATAAACAGTACCACTTCTAGAAAAAAAGATGTTTTGCAAGAGATAAAAGTGCAGTCAAGCAAGAAAATGAGAGGAGAAACAATTTTGGCGCACCTTGAGGGTGGGGCGTGGCCATGCCATGAAATAGGGGCGCACCCATCCACTGGATGTGAAGAAGTCTGCCTCCAATTGCAACTTAGGCTGGAGGGCGTTCTTGATGAGGCGAAAGGCACAATAGTGGAGGGCGCCATTCTCGATGCCCATGGAGATCAGCACGACGCCGGCGGTCACACCGCAAACCTTCTTTACATGGCTTAGAAGCGGATACCATTTCGAAGCATCCACCTCCCACTGCTGCTCCCAGGACTTGTCCTCCTTCCGGAACCACACCCGCAGGAGACTGTGTACCATGGCCACGAGGCAGGTTGTGCCGTCCTCCGTTTCCCCGACGACGCACAAGGACGGATCGGAGTCTAGGTTCTTCGGGAGAGCGACGTGGCAGAACTCCATGGAGCCAACATGGAGGGAGGTGAGCCGAAGTAGTCTAGACCCCCTCCAATAGATGCTCCCACCGCTGTGCACGGGCCACCTGTGGTCGTCACTCCTCGGTGCAGTAATGCCTTCGGGCGCCCGCGTGTGGGAGCACCACTCGCCTGTCCGGGAGCTGTAGACGTGTGCGAGCACCCGGCCGCTCCGGTTCTCCAGCGAGAGCACGCGGAATGAGGTCGGACTGACGCTGCAGGCCGGGAGGAAGCAGTGGAACTGGGACGAGTTGCTGGTGATGCTCTTGTGGTTGTGGGTTATGCGCAGTCGCGAGTGGGAGATCGGGTCGAACACGACCAAGTAAGGGTCGCTGCTGAGGAGTAGGAGGCCGTGGCGGCAGTCCATGATGCGCCACTTGTACTCCTCGAAATCCGTGAGATGGAAGTCCCCGCGGCGGACGACGGCAGCGAGGTGGCGGTCGcggcggaggagcgcgcggtggaagGCGGGGACGGCGCCGCGGGGGCGGGGGGCCGACACGAAGTAGCCCAGTAAGGGAGCCCGGGAAAGGAAGCGGTCGGAGATGGCAGGGGAGGAGGCAACGCTGCACAGCCGAGGGCTGGCGAGGGCGGCGCTGGCGAGCGAGGGCAGCGACGGGAGGCGGATGAGGATCTCGCCGAGCATGTCGTCGCCGAGAGACATGAGGGAGGTGGGCTCTGATCGCGCTTGCGCTTGCGGCTGGTACGGCCGTTGGTTGCCATCTCAAATTCTCAATGGCGCAGAATGGCGATGGCGAGGTGTAGGTGCTCGGAGCGTCGGAGGCGGAGGAGAGTTATATGGAGCTAGCGGCACGGGAGATTGAGAGGATCTAGGAGCATTGGTAGATGCGACCTGTCATGCACCAATGGTCGCATCTTGGCACCGTTCATGCTGGCCAATCGAGTAGGAGCATTAGATGCGACCTGCATGCACCAATGGTCGCACCTTGCAACTTCCATGATGACCAATCGAGTGGGCGCACAGCTGCACAAGTGCTTCCTTGATGATGGCACGAGGAGTCAAAGCGGCATGCGCTGCTTCATCGAATAAACAAGAACTTGGTCGACTGGAGTTTAGTGCTAGAATTTAAATATATAGTTTGTGGTCATCTAAGTAGACTCAAACGTGCAGAAACAATCACAGTAAGCATATGCAAATGTATCCATGTGCATGCCCAGTGAAAAATAACATGTTGCCGTCTATAAGCCGAGTGTACATTATTGTGTACTCGGCTTATGCAAATGTAAGCCAAGTATCAACAAAACTACACTCAGCTTACATAGGGCACTCGGCTTATCCAAGTATAAGCCGACTCCCGCCCAAAAAACACACCGTTTATTTCATGAAAAACACTCGGCTTACATGCAAGACTCGGCGAACTAACTGCCACGTGGTCACTGTCAACCACATGACAGCTTCATGACAGCGGGCACTATAATTAATTAGTGAAACGCCTAACATTCAAGCGTTATACAGTGTAGTGCAGCGCCCCTATGTCAGGAGCAAGCCCCAGCCAGTACAGAGAGCAAATTGGGGCTGGTCAGTCCATTTTGCCACGGTATTTTCACCAATAGTTCAGTTTGTGAGATACTTTGGTCTCAAGGTCAAATGTGTCCATTTTGCCACGATAGTCATAGTTTGAAAAACTAAACTGGTGAGGCCGTCGTCGGATGAGATTGTTCTAATCGAACC
Protein-coding regions in this window:
- the LOC123170794 gene encoding uncharacterized protein, yielding MSLGDDMLGEILIRLPSLPSLASAALASPRLCSVASSPAISDRFLSRAPLLGYFVSAPRPRGAVPAFHRALLRRDRHLAAVVRRGDFHLTDFEEYKWRIMDCRHGLLLLSSDPYLVVFDPISHSRLRITHNHKSITSNSSQFHCFLPACSVSPTSFRVLSLENRSGRVLAHVYSSRTGEWCSHTRAPEGITAPRSDDHRWPVHSGGSIYWRGSRLLRLTSLHVGSMEFCHVALPKNLDSDPSLCVVGETEDGTTCLVAMVHSLLRVWFRKEDKSWEQQWEVDASKWYPLLSHVKKVCGVTAGVVLISMGIENGALHYCAFRLIKNALQPKLQLEADFFTSSGWVRPYFMAWPRPTLKAGSSNTKKTSLEDQEAGGSKKKTSLKHQEAGS